The Blautia obeum ATCC 29174 region ATAAATTCGATTCTGCATATTCTGGATTTCATAAGCTGCCGAAAGAAAATCTGTTTCCGGTGAGATCACTGTTCTGCACGGGAACATAATGGTTCGACTTCCTCCAGAAGTCCATTCTTCATGGGTAGAACGTCTGGATATAAAATTCTGGATCGTAATATCTTCCTGTCCATTATTTACTTTTGACAGATAAGTACGAATACCAAGCAGAAGCAGATTCGTCATAGAGAGCTGATGATTCATACAGAAATCCATCAGGTTCTGTGTTGCATAAGGTTCCAGATGATAATCCTTTACTGCAACAAACAGCTCCTTCATCTCAATATCAGAAGCACGAAGTTTCGGATTTCCATGACGTTTTCTTGCTTCCTCTAATACGGCTGGTCCCTGTATATCAGAATATAACGGCTCGCCCAATGCATCCAGCTGGTCATCCCAGAATTTTTTGTCTTTTGCAAAACGCTTTTCATTGCCCGCTTTTGCCAGATCTTTTTTCAGGACTGTTTCAAAATCTACCAGCTCCTGCGGGCAGGCTGTTCCATATCTGTAATGCGTATATAATTGGAACAGGTCTTCAATCATAACTACAAGCCCACAGGAATCGATCAGTCTGTGATCCATATGTAAAAAGAAACCATTGTATCCTTCCGGAAGCTTCAGCATAATAAATTCACACATCGGGATATTATCTCCGTCAAATGTTTCATAAGCCCACTGCTGCATCAGCTCATCTGCCTTTGCCAGACTTTCCATTCCCGACAGATCCTTCAGCTCAATATCTCGCGAATCCTGCTTCTCTATATACTGTTTTACATTTCCATCTTTATCCGGCTTTGTAAAACGGACTCTGGTACAGCCTGAACGCTCTGTTTCCATCTGAATACATTTTTTTAATAATCCAAAATCCAGTTCTGCCTGTACAGAAGCCACAACACTTACGCCAGATACCTGCTGTGTACCATAATCCATGATCCAGTTATGATGCATCTTCTGAGCTGCCGTCAAAGGATAATAATTTCTCATATAATAGATAACCTCCATTGTCCCGGTTTTCCTCTTTATCCGAGACAGAAAACATTGTATATATGCTTCAGGTGCAAAAATATCATACCTTCGCAGGAAATACCAGTACCCCAAAGACTTAATGAACACTTTACAAAAAATTGACCGGGACTTATCATGCATTTAACATAA contains the following coding sequences:
- a CDS encoding condensation domain-containing protein, which encodes MRNYYPLTAAQKMHHNWIMDYGTQQVSGVSVVASVQAELDFGLLKKCIQMETERSGCTRVRFTKPDKDGNVKQYIEKQDSRDIELKDLSGMESLAKADELMQQWAYETFDGDNIPMCEFIMLKLPEGYNGFFLHMDHRLIDSCGLVVMIEDLFQLYTHYRYGTACPQELVDFETVLKKDLAKAGNEKRFAKDKKFWDDQLDALGEPLYSDIQGPAVLEEARKRHGNPKLRASDIEMKELFVAVKDYHLEPYATQNLMDFCMNHQLSMTNLLLLGIRTYLSKVNNGQEDITIQNFISRRSTHEEWTSGGSRTIMFPCRTVISPETDFLSAAYEIQNMQNRIYMHSNYDPAFIVDEMRKRYHTPEHTSYESCYLTYQPMPVKVENEMLGTIRQHAKWFANGAATKKMYLTVSHTEDGGMNFSYHYQTAHLEEHDMELLYYYMMRILFKGIAEPDMSIGEIMEQV